From the genome of Methanomassiliicoccales archaeon, one region includes:
- a CDS encoding ArsA family ATPase, which produces MASYLFDGRKVQVHKASEKARASSAIVKSDLNAVRKLLRPANGTRYIFFTGKGGVGKSTLACATSVYLADEGLRTLIVTTDPASHLQEIFEQEVGSAPAPVKGVKNLDVARIDQKVALDEYKKRIIDSVKDQPEEVQKSVEEDLNSPCAEEMSAFEKFMSYFELEEYQAVIFDTAPTGHTLRLLELPSDWKGFIDLGTLAKKTSDETRNKYASVIDTMKSKDKSTFVFVVYPEYTPIIEAWRASQELRKQVGIETALVGVNYILPKEYGRNAFFESRREQQMKYLREIGPMFKVPLFLVPLLDHAPEGVENLRALAKEIF; this is translated from the coding sequence GTGGCTTCCTATCTGTTCGATGGCCGGAAAGTACAGGTGCATAAGGCCTCCGAAAAGGCACGAGCCTCCTCGGCCATAGTGAAGAGCGACCTAAACGCGGTCCGAAAGCTGCTGCGTCCCGCCAATGGCACAAGATACATCTTCTTCACCGGGAAGGGAGGGGTGGGCAAGAGCACTCTGGCCTGCGCGACGTCCGTGTATCTCGCCGACGAAGGGCTGAGAACGCTCATCGTCACCACCGACCCCGCATCCCATCTCCAGGAAATATTCGAGCAGGAGGTCGGGTCGGCGCCCGCTCCGGTAAAGGGGGTCAAGAACCTGGATGTGGCCAGGATCGACCAGAAGGTGGCCCTTGATGAGTACAAAAAAAGAATAATCGATTCGGTGAAGGACCAACCGGAGGAGGTCCAGAAGTCGGTCGAGGAGGACCTCAACTCTCCCTGCGCCGAGGAGATGTCCGCCTTCGAGAAGTTCATGAGCTATTTCGAGCTGGAAGAATACCAGGCTGTGATCTTCGATACCGCACCCACAGGCCACACCCTAAGGCTGCTCGAACTGCCCTCTGATTGGAAGGGTTTTATCGACCTAGGCACATTGGCCAAGAAGACCTCCGATGAAACGCGGAACAAGTACGCGAGCGTCATCGATACGATGAAGTCCAAGGACAAGAGCACCTTCGTTTTCGTCGTCTATCCCGAGTATACACCGATCATCGAAGCATGGCGGGCGTCACAGGAGTTGAGGAAGCAGGTGGGTATCGAGACCGCGCTGGTAGGAGTGAACTATATCCTGCCCAAGGAGTACGGCCGCAATGCGTTCTTCGAGAGCAGGAGAGAGCAGCAGATGAAGTACTTGCGGGAAATCGGCCCCATGTTCAAGGTGCCTCTGTTCTTGGTGCCCCTGCTCGACCATGCACCGGAGGGAGTGGAGAACCTCAGGGCCCTGGCTAAGGAAATCTTCTAA
- a CDS encoding MTH895/ArsE family thioredoxin-like protein, with product MIIEVFGLGCSNCERLMNNAQRAVDELGIEAQILKVEDFEMLIRKGITMTPGLVIDGEIRSMGRVPSVEEIKEMIETVGKDKGTLPASDIKVINPTCGCSGTGAVFYPCSGGSNVGQISNEVAKSLVNRGLGKFSCLAGVGSHGQGFITSAKKANRVVSLDGCAAQCAYKTLRHAGIEPTLQVVVTNLGIKKDYDQLNPNQEDVNRVASLVESQLRP from the coding sequence ATGATAATTGAGGTTTTCGGACTGGGGTGCAGTAACTGCGAGCGGCTCATGAACAATGCCCAGAGGGCGGTAGATGAATTGGGCATCGAAGCTCAGATCCTCAAAGTGGAGGATTTCGAGATGCTCATACGCAAGGGCATCACGATGACGCCCGGGCTGGTTATCGACGGCGAAATCCGGTCGATGGGTCGAGTGCCCAGCGTGGAAGAGATAAAGGAAATGATCGAGACCGTGGGGAAGGACAAGGGAACACTGCCGGCCTCCGATATCAAGGTGATTAATCCCACCTGCGGATGCTCCGGTACGGGGGCCGTGTTCTATCCATGCTCCGGAGGCTCTAATGTCGGGCAGATATCCAATGAGGTAGCCAAGTCCTTGGTCAACCGAGGATTGGGGAAATTCTCATGCCTAGCCGGAGTTGGATCACACGGGCAGGGCTTCATCACCTCGGCGAAAAAGGCCAACCGGGTCGTATCCCTAGACGGCTGTGCCGCCCAGTGCGCCTACAAAACCCTGAGGCATGCCGGCATCGAGCCCACATTACAGGTGGTCGTCACCAATCTGGGGATAAAAAAGGATTACGACCAGCTCAATCCAAATCAGGAAGACGTCAACAGAGTGGCGAGTCTAGTGGAGAGCCAGCTACGGCCTTAG
- a CDS encoding arsenic metallochaperone ArsD family protein: MSKKLIIYEGMLCCSTGICGPEPDKALIQLTEDVRRLQAEFPDAKIIRASMSFNAQAYLEEPEVLKLVKTKGTDVLPITVLNGKILVKERYMTYDEMKSALLAAQ, translated from the coding sequence ATGTCAAAGAAGCTGATTATTTATGAAGGGATGCTGTGCTGTTCCACGGGCATCTGTGGTCCAGAGCCAGATAAGGCACTCATCCAGTTAACCGAGGACGTCAGGAGGCTGCAGGCCGAGTTCCCCGATGCGAAAATCATCAGAGCATCTATGTCCTTCAACGCTCAGGCCTATCTGGAAGAACCTGAGGTGCTCAAGCTAGTTAAGACGAAAGGAACCGACGTCCTGCCGATAACTGTGCTGAACGGGAAGATCCTCGTCAAGGAGAGATACATGACTTACGACGAGATGAAGTCAGCCCTCCTAGCTGCGCAATGA